The Mycolicibacterium boenickei genome has a segment encoding these proteins:
- a CDS encoding heavy metal translocating P-type ATPase: MSTATGHVVLDIGGMTCASCAGRIERKLNKLEGVTATVNFATEKATVDVAGEVTPDQLIEAVETAGYTAQLPVTEAGESHDEDDPTAALRTRLIVSAVLTVPVVAMAMVPALQFTNWQWLSLTLAAPVVVWGALPFHRAAWTNLRHGTATMDTLISMGTIAAFGWSLYALFWGTAGMPGMTHPFSLSISQSDGTGNIYLEVAAGVTTFILAGRYFEAKSKRRAGAALRALLELGAKDVAVLRNGAEQRIPIESLSVGDEFVVRPGEKIATDGEVVDGSSAVDASMLTGESVPVEVAPGDQVVGATVNVGGRLVVRAKRIGSDTQLAQMARLVEDAQSGKAQAQRLADKVSAVFVPIVIALAVGTLGFWMGTGGSVAAAFTAAVAVLIIACPCALGLATPTALLVGTGRGAQLGILIKGPEVLESTRRVDTVVLDKTGTVTTGAMTLLDVITTAGEDPAEVLRLAGAVEDGSEHPIAQAIAKGARDKVGELPTVEGFVNVPGLGVQGVVDGHALVVGRRRLLADWSRRRADHQPEPLPTDLDTAMREAQALGRTAIAVGWDGQARAVLVVADAVKPTSKEAIDQLRSLGLEPIMLTGDNEAAAQAIAEQVGVQEVYAEVLPQDKVDVIKRLQDEGRVVAMVGDGVNDAAALAQADLGLAMGTGTDVAIEASDLTLVRGDLRAAADAIRLSRRTLATIKGNLFWAFAYNVAALPLAAAGLLNPMLAGAAMAFSSVFVVTNSLRLRRFR, encoded by the coding sequence GTGAGCACCGCTACCGGTCATGTCGTACTGGACATCGGCGGGATGACGTGTGCGTCGTGCGCGGGCCGAATCGAGCGGAAGCTCAACAAACTCGAAGGCGTCACCGCGACGGTGAACTTCGCCACCGAGAAGGCGACTGTCGACGTCGCGGGCGAGGTGACACCTGATCAGCTGATCGAGGCTGTCGAAACCGCGGGCTACACAGCGCAATTGCCCGTCACCGAAGCGGGCGAGAGCCATGACGAGGACGATCCGACCGCAGCGTTGCGCACCCGGCTGATCGTGTCCGCGGTGCTGACCGTCCCCGTGGTGGCCATGGCGATGGTGCCTGCGCTGCAGTTCACCAACTGGCAATGGCTGTCGCTGACCCTGGCCGCGCCGGTCGTGGTGTGGGGCGCGCTGCCGTTCCACCGTGCGGCCTGGACGAATCTGCGGCACGGCACCGCCACCATGGACACGCTCATCTCGATGGGCACCATCGCCGCGTTCGGCTGGTCGCTGTACGCGTTGTTCTGGGGTACCGCCGGCATGCCGGGGATGACTCATCCGTTCTCTCTGTCGATCTCTCAATCCGACGGCACCGGGAACATCTACCTCGAAGTCGCGGCCGGCGTCACCACCTTCATCCTGGCCGGGCGGTATTTCGAGGCGAAGTCGAAACGGCGGGCCGGGGCGGCGCTGCGGGCATTGCTGGAGCTCGGCGCCAAGGACGTCGCGGTGCTGAGAAACGGTGCGGAACAACGCATTCCCATCGAGTCGCTCTCTGTGGGTGACGAGTTCGTGGTCCGGCCCGGGGAGAAGATCGCCACCGACGGTGAGGTGGTCGACGGCTCGTCGGCGGTGGACGCCTCGATGCTCACCGGCGAATCGGTTCCGGTCGAAGTGGCCCCGGGTGACCAGGTGGTCGGCGCCACGGTCAACGTCGGTGGCCGGCTCGTGGTGCGGGCCAAGCGAATCGGCTCCGATACCCAGCTGGCGCAGATGGCCCGGTTGGTCGAGGACGCACAATCCGGCAAGGCACAGGCGCAGCGTCTGGCCGACAAGGTCTCGGCAGTCTTCGTGCCCATCGTCATCGCTCTTGCGGTCGGCACGCTCGGTTTCTGGATGGGCACCGGCGGATCGGTGGCCGCGGCTTTCACCGCCGCAGTGGCGGTGTTGATCATCGCCTGCCCGTGTGCGCTGGGCCTGGCCACTCCGACCGCGCTGTTGGTCGGGACGGGCCGCGGTGCCCAACTCGGCATCCTGATCAAGGGCCCCGAGGTGCTGGAATCCACCCGCCGGGTGGACACCGTGGTGCTGGACAAGACCGGGACGGTGACCACGGGGGCGATGACGCTGCTCGACGTGATCACCACCGCCGGTGAGGATCCCGCCGAGGTGCTGCGGTTGGCCGGTGCGGTCGAAGACGGCTCCGAGCACCCGATCGCCCAGGCCATCGCCAAGGGCGCCCGTGACAAGGTCGGGGAGTTGCCGACGGTCGAGGGATTCGTCAATGTGCCGGGCCTCGGGGTGCAGGGTGTCGTCGACGGCCATGCCCTGGTAGTTGGCCGCCGCCGGTTGCTGGCGGACTGGTCACGTCGGCGAGCCGACCATCAGCCTGAGCCGCTGCCCACGGATCTGGACACCGCGATGCGCGAGGCTCAGGCTCTGGGCCGCACGGCGATCGCCGTGGGGTGGGACGGACAGGCGCGGGCGGTCCTGGTGGTTGCCGACGCGGTGAAGCCCACCTCGAAGGAGGCGATCGACCAGCTGCGTTCCCTCGGTCTGGAGCCAATCATGCTGACCGGTGACAACGAGGCGGCCGCGCAGGCGATCGCCGAGCAGGTTGGCGTGCAAGAGGTTTACGCCGAGGTGCTGCCGCAGGACAAAGTCGACGTGATCAAGCGCCTGCAGGATGAGGGCCGGGTGGTGGCCATGGTCGGCGACGGCGTCAACGACGCCGCGGCGCTGGCCCAGGCAGACTTGGGCCTGGCCATGGGTACCGGAACCGACGTGGCGATCGAGGCCAGCGATCTGACCTTGGTGCGCGGCGATCTGCGGGCGGCAGCCGATGCCATCCGGTTGTCCCGGCGCACGCTGGCCACGATCAAGGGCAACCTGTTCTGGGCCTTTGCCTATAACGTCGCCGCATTGCCGCTTGCTGCGGCCGGACTGCTCAACCCCATGCTGGCCGGTGCCGCAATGGCGTTCTCCTCGGTTTTCGTGGTCACCAACAGCCTGCGGCTGAGGAGATTCCGATGA
- the lpqS gene encoding putative copper homeostasis (lipo)protein LpqS, whose translation MHSLSRLAAMMVMVLWVGALAGQWQATSHDHPTHLPHAVSAAIGADTASMMLDHPHVGDNAASHMPDGFTAAVLPRPSVTPAALSVVALLVGCAVLCACAAVRVQRGPPDRHGVLLAGQELLIRICITRR comes from the coding sequence ATGCACTCACTGTCACGGCTGGCGGCCATGATGGTGATGGTGCTGTGGGTGGGAGCTCTCGCCGGCCAATGGCAGGCGACGAGCCACGATCACCCCACACATCTTCCGCATGCGGTCTCGGCTGCGATCGGCGCAGACACCGCTTCGATGATGCTGGACCACCCGCATGTCGGCGACAACGCGGCTTCACACATGCCGGACGGCTTCACCGCCGCCGTGCTGCCCAGGCCTTCCGTCACCCCTGCCGCGCTTTCCGTCGTGGCACTCCTGGTCGGCTGTGCGGTGTTGTGCGCGTGCGCTGCGGTGCGCGTGCAGCGAGGTCCACCTGACCGCCATGGTGTCCTACTCGCCGGACAGGAACTTCTGATCCGGATCTGTATCACGCGCCGCTGA
- a CDS encoding PLP-dependent cysteine synthase family protein, with translation MNHALSTRSFHVLRRNRGPNTMVGHTPTLWVSTPFADAGRGFWAKLEGFNPGGMKDRPAMHMVEQARARGDLKPGGRIIESTSGTLGLGLAFAGTMYHHPVTLVTDPGLEPIIERMLTAYGADVSMVAEPHPTGGWQQARRDRVAELLAADETAWYPDQYNNPDNVEAYRPLALELNAQIGHVDVLVCSVGTGGHSAGVARVLREFNPNMRLIGVDTIGSTIFGQPAATRVMRGLGSSIYPRNVDYGAFDEVHWVAPADAVWAARKLASTYYASGGWSVGAVGLVAGWAARNQPHGTTIAAVFPDGPQRYFDTVYNDDYCRDLGLLDHQPADDPETIAKPTDRVVQSWTRCETVADPMAVAG, from the coding sequence ATGAATCATGCTCTGTCCACCCGTTCATTTCACGTCCTGCGCCGAAACCGTGGGCCCAACACCATGGTCGGTCACACTCCCACGCTGTGGGTGTCCACTCCGTTCGCCGACGCTGGGCGCGGATTCTGGGCGAAACTCGAAGGTTTCAACCCTGGCGGTATGAAGGATCGCCCCGCGATGCACATGGTGGAGCAGGCCCGGGCCAGAGGTGACCTGAAACCCGGTGGTCGGATCATCGAATCAACCAGTGGCACATTGGGTCTGGGGCTCGCATTCGCGGGAACGATGTATCACCACCCGGTGACACTGGTGACCGATCCGGGACTGGAGCCCATCATCGAGCGCATGCTGACCGCCTACGGCGCCGACGTTTCGATGGTGGCAGAGCCGCATCCCACCGGCGGCTGGCAGCAGGCCCGGCGTGACCGCGTGGCCGAACTGCTCGCGGCCGACGAAACCGCCTGGTATCCAGACCAGTACAACAACCCGGACAACGTCGAGGCCTACCGGCCGCTGGCGTTGGAGCTCAATGCCCAGATCGGCCATGTCGACGTGCTGGTCTGCTCGGTGGGCACGGGCGGGCATTCGGCCGGGGTGGCGCGGGTGCTGCGGGAGTTCAACCCGAACATGCGCTTGATCGGGGTCGACACGATCGGTTCCACGATCTTCGGTCAACCTGCCGCCACCCGCGTGATGAGGGGTCTGGGATCGAGCATCTACCCCCGCAATGTCGACTACGGTGCGTTCGACGAGGTGCACTGGGTGGCGCCGGCCGACGCGGTGTGGGCCGCCCGGAAGCTGGCCTCGACCTACTACGCGAGCGGAGGCTGGAGCGTCGGCGCGGTGGGCCTGGTCGCCGGTTGGGCGGCCCGAAACCAACCGCACGGCACCACCATTGCCGCGGTGTTCCCCGACGGTCCGCAGCGGTATTTCGACACGGTGTACAACGACGACTACTGCCGTGACCTCGGGCTGCTCGATCACCAGCCCGCCGACGATCCGGAGACGATCGCCAAGCCCACTGACCGGGTCGTGCAATCCTGGACGCGGTGCGAGACCGTCGCCGATCCGATGGCGGTGGCCGGATGA
- a CDS encoding MFS transporter, which translates to MSGLVKQFRSFDLPSRLLMINQFGINLGFYMLMPYLAGYLAGPLGLAAWAVGLVLGVRNFSQQGMFIVGGTLADRLGYKPLIVAGCLLRTAGFGLLVVADSLPAMLIASAATGFAGALFNPAVRAYLAADAGDRRVEAFATFNVFYQAGILLGPLAGMALLAFDFRVTAAAAAGVFAVLTVAQLLALPGHPAEAVTQRSSVLEDWRSVVANRGFLLFAVAMIGSYVLSFQVYLALPLQAAALRPGDETALVAAVFVVSGVIAVGGQLRITRWFGDRWGPRRSLVVGLLVLAAAFVPMAVVPDGDRFGTAAAVAALLGSSALLALGSAAVFPFEMDTVVALSGDRLVATHYGFYNTVVGVGILLGNVATGSLIGAARAAGLAELVWLGLTAIGLVSAAALYLLTRDGGKLAPAASLTASEP; encoded by the coding sequence ATGAGCGGGCTCGTCAAACAGTTCCGCAGTTTCGATCTGCCCAGCCGGCTGTTGATGATCAACCAGTTCGGCATCAATCTCGGCTTCTACATGCTGATGCCGTACCTGGCCGGCTATCTCGCCGGGCCGCTCGGTCTCGCGGCGTGGGCGGTCGGGCTGGTGCTTGGCGTGCGCAACTTTTCGCAGCAGGGCATGTTCATCGTCGGCGGCACCCTGGCCGACCGGTTGGGCTACAAGCCGCTGATCGTAGCCGGATGTCTGTTGCGTACTGCGGGATTCGGCCTGCTCGTCGTCGCGGACTCGCTGCCTGCGATGCTGATTGCTTCGGCGGCAACAGGTTTCGCCGGAGCGCTGTTCAACCCAGCGGTTCGGGCCTATCTGGCCGCCGATGCCGGTGACCGGAGGGTCGAGGCGTTCGCGACGTTCAATGTGTTCTACCAGGCCGGGATCCTGCTGGGGCCGCTGGCGGGAATGGCGTTGCTGGCGTTCGATTTCCGGGTGACCGCCGCCGCGGCGGCCGGGGTCTTCGCGGTGCTGACCGTGGCGCAGCTGCTCGCGCTGCCGGGGCACCCCGCGGAGGCCGTGACGCAGCGGAGTTCGGTGCTCGAGGACTGGCGCAGCGTCGTCGCCAACCGCGGGTTCCTGTTGTTCGCGGTGGCGATGATCGGCTCGTACGTGCTGTCCTTCCAGGTCTATCTGGCGTTGCCGCTACAGGCTGCGGCACTGCGCCCCGGGGACGAAACAGCACTGGTGGCAGCCGTGTTCGTGGTGTCCGGTGTGATCGCGGTGGGAGGTCAGCTGCGCATCACACGATGGTTCGGTGATCGCTGGGGTCCGCGCCGCAGCCTGGTGGTCGGCTTGCTGGTGCTGGCGGCGGCTTTCGTCCCGATGGCCGTGGTGCCCGACGGCGACCGGTTCGGTACCGCGGCCGCTGTTGCCGCCCTGCTGGGCTCGTCGGCGCTGCTGGCGCTCGGCTCGGCCGCGGTGTTCCCGTTCGAGATGGACACCGTCGTGGCGCTTTCGGGCGATCGGCTGGTGGCCACCCACTACGGCTTCTACAACACCGTTGTCGGAGTCGGGATCCTGCTGGGCAACGTGGCGACCGGCTCGCTGATCGGTGCGGCGCGCGCCGCGGGCCTGGCCGAATTGGTGTGGCTGGGCCTCACGGCAATCGGGCTGGTGTCCGCGGCGGCGCTCTACCTGCTGACTCGGGACGGCGGGAAGTTGGCGCCCGCCGCGTCGCTCACTGCATCGGAACCGTGA
- a CDS encoding AIM24 family protein, with translation MTVNGSWQPGWLPDPDGRYDYRWWDGQSWTDQVSHQGQPGRAPLATPPQQAQPQQQQPQRPEAPAQPTGDGFAGISGELVDGRFSEKEATPIANQNKKMLRVRLGEPFMARQGSMVAYQGNVDFAFEGGGASKFIKKALTGEGLPLMRCQGQGDVFLADQGFDVHLLQLSNSGLSVSGKNVLAFSSSLNWNIERVRGGSIATGGLFNTTLRGTGWVALTTDGPPVVLDASEAPTFADTNAVVAWSAHLQTQLKTSFKAGALIGRGSGEALQVAFHGNGFVIVQPSEGVTVPMQ, from the coding sequence ATGACTGTGAACGGATCTTGGCAACCCGGCTGGCTACCTGACCCCGATGGCCGCTACGACTACCGGTGGTGGGACGGGCAATCCTGGACCGACCAGGTCTCGCATCAGGGTCAGCCCGGGCGGGCTCCACTCGCGACTCCCCCGCAGCAGGCCCAACCTCAACAGCAGCAACCCCAGCGACCGGAAGCCCCCGCCCAACCCACGGGTGACGGATTCGCCGGGATCAGCGGAGAACTCGTCGACGGCCGGTTCAGCGAGAAAGAGGCGACGCCGATCGCCAACCAGAACAAGAAGATGCTGCGGGTGCGCCTCGGCGAACCGTTCATGGCCCGGCAGGGCTCGATGGTCGCCTATCAGGGCAACGTCGACTTCGCCTTCGAAGGCGGTGGCGCCTCCAAGTTCATCAAGAAGGCCCTCACCGGCGAAGGTCTGCCACTCATGCGCTGCCAGGGGCAGGGCGATGTGTTCCTGGCCGATCAGGGTTTCGACGTCCACCTGCTGCAGCTGTCCAACTCGGGCCTGTCGGTGAGCGGCAAGAACGTCCTGGCCTTTTCCTCGAGCCTGAACTGGAACATCGAACGGGTCCGCGGCGGCAGCATCGCCACCGGCGGCCTGTTCAACACCACGCTGCGCGGTACCGGATGGGTGGCGCTGACCACCGACGGCCCGCCGGTGGTGCTCGACGCCTCCGAGGCCCCGACCTTCGCCGACACCAATGCGGTGGTGGCGTGGTCGGCACACCTGCAGACTCAGCTCAAGACGAGCTTCAAGGCCGGCGCACTGATCGGCCGGGGTTCGGGCGAGGCGCTTCAGGTCGCCTTCCACGGCAACGGCTTTGTGATCGTGCAGCCCTCGGAGGGTGTCACGGTTCCGATGCAGTGA
- a CDS encoding zinc-binding dehydrogenase encodes MGIGEVAEPVPGRGQVLVAPLACGICGSDLHLVESQAAMPDLLPAIVLGHEFVGELLDYGPGAERTIPLGTPVTSVPYLDAGDGPQLVGLSPAVTGGLAERLVLQERRLLPVAGDVPLRYAAFTEPLAVGVHAVAAADLQPGDTVLVVGCGPVGLSVIACLKAAGVGPVVAADFSPSRRVLAEQIGADVVVDPAASSPYQSWTELAGVPVPVSPLMDSPQQANTVVFECVGVPGILATVMDSAPPHTRIVVVGVCMQPDTITPVVGITKELSIRFVFAYRPDEFAKALDWIVSGTVDVAPFVTATLPLDAATEAFDELRQPDKHCKILLLPT; translated from the coding sequence GTGGGTATCGGTGAAGTTGCAGAGCCGGTGCCGGGCCGCGGGCAGGTGCTCGTCGCCCCGCTGGCGTGCGGGATCTGCGGTTCGGACCTGCACCTCGTCGAGTCGCAGGCCGCGATGCCCGATCTGCTGCCTGCGATCGTGCTCGGGCACGAGTTCGTCGGCGAACTGCTCGACTACGGTCCCGGTGCCGAACGAACGATTCCGCTCGGGACACCGGTCACCTCTGTTCCCTACCTGGACGCCGGCGACGGCCCGCAGCTGGTGGGGCTGTCACCGGCGGTGACGGGTGGGCTGGCCGAACGCCTGGTTCTGCAGGAGCGGCGATTGCTCCCGGTAGCTGGGGACGTCCCATTGCGTTACGCGGCGTTCACCGAGCCGTTGGCGGTGGGAGTGCATGCCGTGGCCGCGGCCGACCTGCAGCCCGGTGACACCGTCCTCGTCGTCGGATGTGGTCCGGTGGGGCTGTCGGTCATCGCCTGCCTGAAGGCGGCGGGCGTGGGGCCCGTCGTCGCGGCGGATTTCTCGCCGAGCCGCCGTGTGCTGGCTGAGCAGATCGGTGCTGACGTGGTCGTCGATCCGGCAGCGAGCAGCCCGTACCAGAGTTGGACCGAGCTGGCCGGCGTCCCGGTACCGGTGTCGCCGCTGATGGATTCGCCGCAGCAGGCCAATACGGTGGTATTCGAATGTGTCGGAGTGCCGGGCATTCTCGCCACCGTGATGGACTCGGCGCCTCCGCACACCCGGATTGTGGTGGTCGGGGTGTGTATGCAGCCGGACACCATCACGCCGGTGGTCGGCATCACCAAGGAACTCTCGATCCGTTTCGTGTTCGCCTACCGTCCCGACGAGTTCGCCAAGGCCCTGGACTGGATCGTCAGCGGCACGGTGGACGTGGCGCCGTTCGTGACGGCGACGCTGCCGCTGGATGCGGCCACCGAGGCCTTCGACGAACTCCGGCAGCCCGACAAGCACTGCAAGATTCTGCTGCTGCCCACCTGA
- a CDS encoding ABC transporter ATP-binding protein has translation MTGPVLRRSGTPAAPPERTRDFRGSALRLLRRLVPQRGLAISVVLLGVGGIAIGVIGPRILGHATDLLFNGVIGRELPAGLTKEQAVAAARARGDTTFADLLSGMNVVPGHGVDFAAVARTLALALGLYLLAAVLVWLQARLLNVTVQRTMVALRAEVEDKLHRLPLSYFDSRQRGEVLSRVTNDIDNIQTSVSMTISQLLTSILTVFAVLVMMLTISPLLALLTVVTVPLSLWVTRWITRRSQPLFVAQWRNTGRMAAHIEETYSGFTIVKTFGHREAAQRRFDELNDDVYRSSIGAQFFSGLVGPSTMFIGNLSYVAVAVVGGLQVAGGQITLGSIQAFIQYVRQFNQPLGQVAGMYNTLQSGIASAERVFDLLDAEEQSPDPDPPLQIHTGRVEFDRVNFGYLPDTPVIEDLSLVAEAGSTVAIVGPTGAGKTTCVNLLMRFYDVDSGRILIDGVDISTVSRQSLRSSIGMVLQDTWLFGGTIYDNIAYGRPDASEDEVIEAARAAHVDRFVHTLPDGYATRVDDDGGAISAGEKQLITIARAVLARPRVLVLDEATSAVDTRTELLIQQAMAELRRDRTSFIIAHRLSTIRDADLILVMDAGRIIERGTHEELMSRHGRYWEMTQV, from the coding sequence ATGACCGGGCCCGTGCTGCGCCGCTCGGGGACACCCGCCGCACCTCCCGAACGCACCCGCGACTTCCGCGGCTCAGCCCTGCGACTGCTCAGACGCCTGGTGCCGCAACGTGGTCTGGCCATCTCGGTGGTGCTGCTCGGCGTGGGCGGGATCGCGATCGGCGTCATCGGCCCACGGATTCTCGGGCACGCCACCGATCTGCTGTTCAACGGCGTGATCGGTCGCGAGTTACCCGCGGGGCTGACCAAGGAGCAGGCCGTCGCGGCCGCGCGGGCCCGCGGCGACACCACCTTCGCCGACCTGCTGTCCGGGATGAACGTCGTTCCCGGCCACGGAGTGGACTTCGCGGCGGTGGCCCGCACCCTCGCCCTGGCGCTGGGCCTGTACCTGCTTGCCGCAGTACTGGTTTGGCTGCAGGCTCGGCTGCTCAACGTCACCGTGCAGCGCACCATGGTGGCACTGCGGGCCGAGGTGGAGGACAAGCTGCACCGACTTCCGCTGTCCTACTTCGATTCCCGTCAGCGCGGTGAGGTGCTCAGCCGGGTCACCAACGACATCGACAACATTCAGACCTCGGTCTCGATGACCATCAGCCAACTGCTGACCTCGATCCTGACCGTATTCGCGGTCCTGGTGATGATGCTGACCATCTCGCCACTGCTGGCGCTGCTGACCGTCGTCACGGTGCCGCTGTCACTGTGGGTGACCCGCTGGATCACCCGCCGCTCCCAGCCGTTGTTCGTCGCACAGTGGCGCAACACCGGCCGGATGGCGGCCCACATCGAGGAGACCTACAGCGGTTTCACGATCGTCAAGACCTTCGGGCACCGGGAAGCCGCGCAGCGGCGCTTCGATGAGCTCAACGACGACGTCTACCGGTCCAGCATCGGGGCGCAGTTCTTCTCGGGCCTGGTCGGGCCGTCGACGATGTTCATCGGCAATCTGAGCTACGTGGCGGTCGCCGTGGTGGGCGGCCTGCAGGTGGCCGGAGGACAGATCACCCTGGGCAGCATCCAGGCGTTCATCCAGTACGTGCGTCAGTTCAACCAGCCGCTGGGCCAGGTCGCCGGGATGTACAACACCCTGCAATCCGGGATCGCCAGCGCCGAGCGCGTTTTCGACCTGCTCGACGCCGAGGAACAGTCACCAGACCCGGATCCCCCGCTGCAGATCCATACCGGCCGCGTCGAATTCGACCGCGTGAACTTCGGTTACCTTCCGGACACCCCGGTGATCGAAGACCTGTCGCTGGTGGCCGAGGCGGGCAGCACCGTGGCCATCGTGGGTCCCACCGGCGCCGGCAAGACCACGTGCGTGAACCTGCTGATGCGGTTCTACGACGTCGACTCGGGCCGGATCCTGATCGACGGTGTCGACATCTCGACGGTGAGCAGGCAGTCGCTGCGGTCCTCGATCGGCATGGTGCTGCAGGACACCTGGCTGTTCGGCGGCACCATCTACGACAACATCGCCTACGGCCGCCCGGATGCCTCCGAGGACGAGGTGATCGAGGCGGCCAGGGCGGCCCATGTCGACCGGTTCGTGCACACCCTGCCCGACGGGTATGCCACCCGGGTCGATGACGACGGCGGCGCCATCAGTGCGGGCGAAAAGCAGCTCATCACGATCGCGCGGGCGGTGCTGGCGCGACCGCGGGTGCTGGTTCTCGACGAGGCCACCAGCGCGGTGGACACCCGAACCGAACTGCTGATCCAGCAGGCGATGGCCGAACTGCGCCGGGACCGCACGAGTTTCATCATCGCCCACCGGCTTTCGACGATCCGCGATGCGGACCTGATCCTGGTGATGGACGCCGGCCGCATCATCGAACGCGGTACCCACGAGGAGCTGATGTCTCGGCACGGCCGGTACTGGGAAATGACCCAGGTCTAG
- a CDS encoding ABC transporter ATP-binding protein: protein MLWALLRQYVRPYRRLLAVVATLQVISTLASLYLPTVNAAIIDDGVAKGDTRRIVELGGVMLAVTGLQVACAIGAVFFGSRAAMGFGRDLRSAVFHHVTTFSAEETARFGAPSLLTRTTNDVGQIQQLLQMTATILITAPIMSIGGILMALHQDAGLSWLLLVSVPVLALTNYWIIRHLMPIFRRMQRLIDGINRVMRDQLSGIRVIRAFAREPVEARRFADANESLSATAVEAGQWQALMLPATTLVINVSSVALIWFGGLRIDTGHMQVGSLIAFLAYFMQILMAVLMATVLAVMLPRASVCAERVTGVLATRPQITSPEDPVRPATLAGEITFDDASFSYPGADRPVLQQVSFTAARGTTTAVVGSTGSGKSSLLAMICRFYDVSSGAVRIDGHDVRDLDLEQLWASIGLVPQRGYLFSGTVAENLRYGAAPGQELTEEQMWEALRIAAADDFVAAHPEGLERPVAQGGINFSGGQRQRLAIARAVIRRPAIYLFDDAFSALDVHTDARVRAAVREVAGDATVLIVSQRISTVIEADRVIVVEDGRIVGIGTHETLLADCPTYSEFAASQAITAGDPR from the coding sequence ATGCTCTGGGCGCTGCTGCGACAGTACGTGCGGCCGTACCGGCGGCTGCTCGCGGTCGTCGCGACACTTCAGGTGATCAGCACCCTGGCGTCGCTGTATCTACCGACGGTCAACGCGGCCATCATCGACGACGGAGTGGCCAAGGGCGACACCCGGCGGATCGTCGAACTCGGCGGCGTGATGCTGGCCGTCACCGGTCTGCAGGTGGCGTGCGCCATCGGCGCGGTGTTCTTCGGGTCGCGGGCGGCCATGGGTTTCGGTCGCGATCTGCGTTCGGCGGTCTTCCACCACGTCACCACGTTCTCGGCGGAGGAGACCGCGCGGTTCGGTGCACCGTCGCTGTTGACCCGCACCACCAACGACGTCGGTCAGATCCAGCAGCTGCTGCAGATGACCGCCACCATTCTCATCACCGCGCCGATCATGTCGATCGGCGGAATCCTGATGGCGCTGCACCAGGACGCCGGGCTGTCGTGGCTGCTGCTGGTCAGTGTGCCGGTGCTGGCCCTGACCAACTACTGGATCATCCGGCACCTGATGCCGATCTTCCGTCGCATGCAGCGATTGATCGACGGGATCAACCGGGTGATGCGCGATCAGCTGTCCGGGATCCGGGTGATCCGGGCCTTCGCCCGCGAACCCGTCGAAGCACGCCGGTTCGCCGATGCCAACGAGTCCCTGTCGGCCACCGCCGTGGAAGCCGGGCAGTGGCAGGCGCTGATGCTGCCTGCCACCACGCTGGTGATCAACGTGTCCAGCGTCGCCTTGATCTGGTTCGGCGGGCTGCGCATCGACACCGGGCACATGCAGGTCGGCTCGCTGATCGCGTTCCTGGCCTACTTCATGCAGATCCTGATGGCCGTGCTGATGGCGACCGTGCTGGCGGTGATGCTGCCACGCGCGTCGGTGTGCGCCGAACGCGTCACCGGCGTGCTGGCCACCCGGCCCCAGATCACCAGCCCCGAAGATCCCGTGCGGCCGGCGACGCTGGCCGGCGAGATCACCTTCGACGACGCCTCATTCAGCTACCCGGGTGCCGATCGCCCGGTACTGCAGCAGGTTTCGTTCACCGCAGCACGCGGCACCACCACCGCTGTGGTGGGGTCCACCGGTTCGGGCAAGTCCAGCCTGCTCGCGATGATCTGCCGGTTCTACGACGTCAGCTCCGGCGCGGTACGCATCGACGGACACGATGTCCGCGACCTCGACCTCGAACAGCTCTGGGCGTCGATCGGCCTGGTCCCCCAGCGCGGTTACCTGTTCTCCGGAACGGTCGCCGAGAACCTGCGCTACGGCGCGGCGCCGGGACAGGAGCTCACCGAGGAACAGATGTGGGAGGCGCTGCGGATCGCCGCGGCCGACGACTTCGTGGCCGCCCACCCCGAGGGGCTGGAACGCCCGGTCGCCCAGGGCGGCATCAATTTTTCGGGCGGGCAGCGGCAACGGCTCGCGATCGCCCGGGCGGTGATCCGCAGGCCCGCGATCTACCTGTTCGACGACGCGTTCTCGGCTCTCGACGTACACACCGATGCCCGGGTGCGGGCCGCCGTGCGCGAGGTGGCGGGCGACGCCACCGTGCTCATCGTGTCGCAACGGATCTCGACCGTGATCGAGGCCGACCGGGTGATCGTGGTCGAGGACGGCCGCATCGTCGGCATCGGCACCCATGAGACCCTGCTCGCCGACTGCCCCACCTACTCCGAGTTCGCCGCCTCCCAGGCGATCACCGCCGGAGACCCGCGATGA